A genomic stretch from Lathyrus oleraceus cultivar Zhongwan6 chromosome 2, CAAS_Psat_ZW6_1.0, whole genome shotgun sequence includes:
- the LOC127120527 gene encoding auxin-responsive protein SAUR77 yields MDCLVMPVSLIRRRSTGSRFGYKPLTDDELDQQDSDSRVTVVVGKERKVFLVDPIILQEIPFQVLMDISMKKNPEETEKNHFRFTSSHHDERVIFVDVDDILFEHMLWLMYNDASSLFKLNLKDIVDFYTHEDM; encoded by the coding sequence ATGGATTGTTTGGTGATGCCAGTTTCATTGATCCGGAGAAGATCCACAGGCTCACGGTTCGGTTACAAGCCACTAACCGATGATGAGTTGGATCAACAAGATTCCGACAGCCGGGTGACAGTGGTGGTCGGAAAAGAGAGAAAGGTGTTCCTTGTCGACCCTATCATATTACAAGAGATTCCGTTTCAGGTTTTGATGGATATCTCTATGAAGAAGAATCCAGAAGAGACAGAGAAGAATCATTTTCGTTTCACATCAAGTCATCATGATGAGAGAGTTATCTTCGTGGATGTTGATGATATTTTGTTTGAACACATGTTGTGGCTTATGTATAATGATGCATCTTCTTTGTTTAAGCTCAATTTGAAAGATATTGTTGATTTCTATACTCACGAGGATATGTAA